One part of the Epinephelus fuscoguttatus linkage group LG12, E.fuscoguttatus.final_Chr_v1 genome encodes these proteins:
- the arr3a gene encoding arrestin 3a, retinal (X-arrestin) yields the protein MAKVFKKTSGNGGLTLYLGKRDYVDHVKEVDKVEGVVKLDPADFGDRKVFVQLACAFRYGSDDLDVMGLCFRKDIWIQHVQIYPECHKPTLTPMHDTLLKKAGDNSHPFTFEIPIDLPCSVSLQPGPDDKGKACGVDFEVKTYLAKEKCNPDEKIEKKDTARLIIRKIQYAPSQVGAGPKADLCKSFMMSDKPVHVEASMEKDLYFHGESIPIKIKINNESNKTVKKFKITVDQTTDIVLYSADKYTKTVLTQEFSETVEPNGTYENTLSITPLLSENKEKRGLALDGRLKDEDTNLASTTVLRPGLEKEVMGILVSYKVKINLMVAGGGLLGGLTASDVTVELPLLLMHPKPEE from the exons GGTTTTCAAGAAGACCAGTGGAAACGGAGGG CTGACCCTCTACCTGGGGAAGAGAGACTATGTGGACCACGTGAAGGAAGTGGACAAAGTTG AGGGTGTTGTCAAGCTGGACCCAGCAGACTTCGGAGACAGGAAAG TGTTTGTGCAGCTGGCATGTGCCTTCCGCTACGGCAGCGATGACCTGGATGTGATGGGTCTGTGCTTCAGGAAGGACATCTGGATCCAACATGTCCAGATCTACCCTGAGTGCCACAAGCCCACTCTGACCCCCATGCACGACACCCTGCTGAAGAAGGCTGGAGACAACTCACACCCTTTCACTTTCGAA attccCATTGACCTGCCATGCTCAGTGTCTCTGCAGCCTGGACCAGATGACAAGGGGAAG GCCTGTGGTGTCGACTTCGAGGTCAAAACTTACCTTGCCAAGGAAAAGTGCAACCCTGATGAGAAGATTGAAAAGAA GGACACAGCTCGCCTTATCATTCGTAAAATCCAGTACGCCCCCTCTCAGGTGGGCGCCGGACCCAAGGCTGACCTCTGCAAAAGCTTCATGATGTCCGACAAGCCTGTTCACGTAGAAGCTTCAATGGAGAAAGAT CTCTACTTCCATGGCGAATCAATCccaatcaaaatcaaaatcaacaaCGAGAGCAACAAAACCGTCAAGAAATTCAAAATCACTG TGGACCAAACCACGGACATCGTCCTCTACTCGGCAGACAAATACACTAAGACTGTTCTCACCCAAGAGTTTTC AGAGACAGTAGAGCCCAACGGCACCTACGAGAACACTCTGAGCATCACCCCGCTGCTGTCTGAAAACAAGGAGAAGAGAGGGCTCGCACTGGATGGACGACTCAAGGATGAGGACACTAACTTGGCCTCCACCACTGT GCTGCGACCAGGATTAGAAAAAGAAGTGATGGGAATCTTGGTTTCCTACAAGGTTAAAATTAACCTCATGGTGGCCGGAGGAGG CCTGCTGGGCGGCCTCACTGCCAG TGACGTCACAGTGGAGCTGCCATTGTTGctcatgcaccccaaacctgAAG AGTAA